In one window of Cynocephalus volans isolate mCynVol1 chromosome 6, mCynVol1.pri, whole genome shotgun sequence DNA:
- the ZNF48 gene encoding zinc finger protein 48 produces MERAVEPWGPDLHGSEEREPLRGARTGLGSENVEISQPDEFEHTPQEDDLGFKEGEDLAPGHEVGNASLKPEGIQTWDDLWVQREGLGKPQPRDRGPQLLGEPRWGQASSDRAAVCGECGKSFRQMSDLVKHQRTHTGEKPYKCGVCGKGFGDSSARIKHQRTHSGEKPYRARPAAQGPPKIPRPRIPAGERPTICGECGKSFRQSSDLVKHQRTHTGEKPYKCGICGKGFGDSSARIKHQRTHRGEQLPRPVVPRRQPSRAATAASQGPKAQDKPYICTDCGKRFVLSCSLLSHQRSHLGPKPFGCDVCGKEFARGSDLVKHLRVHTGEKPYLCPECGKGFADSSARVKHLRTHSGERPHACPECDRTFSLSSTLLRHRLTHMEPQDFSFPGYPLPPLIPSPPPPPLGTSPPLTPRSPSHSGDGPFGLPGLEPEPGGPQAGEPPPPLAGDKPHKCPECGKGFRRSSDLVKHHRVHTGEKPYLCPECGKGFADSSARVKHLRTHRGERARPAPPSTLLRPHNPPGPAPTAPRPRVRAQPSGSSQPHVCGFCGKEFPRSSDLVKHRRTHTGEKPYKCAECGKGFGDSSARIKHQRGHLVLRPFGIGDGRARPLKEEPPAGLE; encoded by the exons GCCCTGGGGCCCAGATCTCCATGGCTCGGAGGAGAGGGAGCCGCTGAGAGGTGCCCGCACAG GTCTAGGGAGTGAGAATGTGGAGATTTCTCAACCTGATGAGTTTGAACATACCCCACAGGAAGATGACTTGGGGTTCAAAGAAGGGGAAGATTTGGCCCCAGGTCATGAAGTAGGAAATGCCTCTCTCAAACCCGAAGGCATTCAGACCTGGGATGACTTATGGGTCCAGAGAGAAGGGCTAGGCAAGCCTCAGCCTCGGGACAGAGGCCCCCAGCTCCTGGGAGAACCACGCTGGGGCCAGGCTAGTAGCGATCGGGCTGCTGTGTGTGGTGAGTGTGGCAAGAGCTTCCGACAGATGTCAGATCTGGTGAAACACCAGCGGACCCACACAGGGGAGAAACCCTACAAGTGCGGGGTCTGTGGCAAGGGCTTTGGGGATAGCTCTGCCCGTATTAAACACCAGCGAACTCATAGTGGTGAGAAGCCCTACAGAGCCCGGCCAGCAGCCCAGGGGCCCCCAAAGATTCCTCGTCCCCGGATCCCTGCTGGTGAGCGCCCCACTATTTGCGGCGAATGTGGCAAGAGCTTCCGACAGAGTTCTGACCTGGTGAAACACCAACGGACACACACGGGTGAGAAGCCCTACAAGTGTGGCATCTGTGGCAAGGGCTTTGGCGACAGTTCTGCCCGCATAAAGCACCAGCGGACACACCGCGGGGAGCAGCTCCCCCGGCCAGTGGTGCCCCGACGGCAGCCATCACGAGCAGCAACTGCAGCCTCACAGGGACCCAAGGCCCAGGACAAGCCATATATCTGCACTGATTGTGGCAAAAGGTTTGTGCTCAGCTGCAGCCTGCTGAGCCACCAGCGCAGTCATCTGGGGCCCAAGCCTTTTGGCTGCGACGTGTGTGGAAAGGAGTTTGCCCGGGGCTCAGACCTGGTAAAGCACCTGCGGgtgcacacaggagagaagccctaCCTGTGCCCTGAGTGTGGCAAGGGCTTCGCTGATAGCTCTGCCCGGGTCAAACACCTCCGCACGCACAGTGGCGAGAGGCCTCACGCCTGCCCAGAATGCGACCGCACCTTCAGCCTCAGCTCCACCCTTCTTCGCCACCGCCTCACTCACATGGAGCCCCAGGACTTCAGCTTCCCAGGCTACCCTCTGCCCCCTCTgatccccagcccacccccaccacctctTGGCACCAGCCCACCGCTGACGCCTCGAAGCCCTTCACACTCAGGTGATGGGCCTTTTGGCCTGCCTGGCTTGGAACCAGAGCCTGGGGGCCCACAGGCTGGGGAACCACCCCCACCACTGGCGGGTGACAAGCCCCACAAGTGCCCTGAGTGTGGCAAGGGCTTCCGCCGAAGCTCTGACCTGGTGAAACACCATCGTGTGCACACCGGGGAGAAACCCTACCTCTGTCCCGAATGTGGCAAGGGTTTTGCTGACAGCTCAGCTCGAGTCAAGCACCTCCGCACCCACCGTGGGGAACGGGCCCGGCCAGCACCACCATCCACTCTCCTGCGGCCACATAACCCACCTGGCCCAGCACCCACAGCCCCTCGACCCCGAGTGCGGGCCCAGCCATCTGGATCCAGCCAGCCCCATGTGTGTGGCTTCTGTGGGAAGGAATTCCCTCGGAGCTCAGATCTAGTCAAACATAGGCGCACACACACTGGGGAGAAGCCATACAAGTGTGCAGAGTGTGGCAAGGGTTTTGGTGACAGTTCTGCCCGTATCAAGCACCAGCGTGGGCATCTGGTCCTGAGGCCCTTTGGGATAGGGGATGGTCGGGCAAGGCCCCTCAAGGAGGAACCACCAGCAGGACTGGAATGA